ATGAAATGGGACAGATAGTGCACATCTCTCGCCTGCGGCGACTCGGCGATCCGGCGCCTTCGACTCGAAGGGGAACTGGAGCTTCGTACCTATGGACCATCTGTTAATCTGCCCGCTCCTGGATGTTCCTCCATCTCCCCGCCCCCAAAGCACCCCTCCACCGCCGGGTGCAGCGAGGTGTCGCGCACGTGTACAGCACTCCGTTCTCTCCCGCAGAGGCCAGATCCGCGCGGGCCCGGGTGGGCCTGACCACGGCTCAGGTCGCCCAGTCCATGACGGCGTGCGGCACGCCGGTACGTCCCGAGCACATCGAAGCCTGGGAGTACGGCTCCCATGCGCCGACCGAGGCACAGCTCTTCGTGCTGGCCGACGTCCTGTGGTGCCCGCCGACCACGCTGATGGGCATCGAGCCCCGCACCCTTGCCGAGCACCGCATGGCCCGGCAGCTGAGTGTGGAGCGGCTCTCCCAGCTGATCGGGATGGACCCGGCCGGATACCAGGCGGCGGAGTCCGCGCGGCAGTGGAGCGGTGACTACCGCCAGACCAAGGCGCTGGTGGAGGCGCTGGGGCTGTCGCTGCGCAAACTCATCGGGGTGATGGGGCGGGACGAGGAACTCTCGGGGCACCTGCGCGCGGCGATCGAGGGGCGCTGGAAGGCGCATGTCGCGCCGGTCGTCGAGATCACCACGCTGAACAAGACGCGGGTGAGCGACGCGCTGCGCACCATGCACGGCGAGTTCGCGGAGTTCTCCGAGCGCTACATGGGACATCTGGTGGCGCGTAACGCCGATTCCCGGCTCAAGGAGATCGCGGCCGAGCGCTCGGCGTATCTGCGCCGACTGGTCGACCACTTCTGGGAGTTGATCGGCGAGGCGGGCGAGGCCCCGCCGTTCAACACCGTGACCACCCACTGACCCGGGGGCGGGCCCGCGAAGGCCCGCCCCCGGGTGCGGAGCCGGCGCCGCTCAGTGGGTCGGCAGGCCCCAGTGCGGCCCCTGCTGTCCCGGCTGTCCGTGCGGCCCCTGGGGCGGCTGGGGTGACTGCGGCCCGTGCGGCTCCTGGGGGGCGTACGGCCCGTACGGGTCGGCAGGGCGGTAGGCGCCCTGCGGCTCATAGGCGCCGGCCGGCTCCTGCACCGCCGTCAGGTGCGGTGCGTCCGCCTCCGCGTCGTCGTCCTCGATGTCGTCCCAGTCGATCTCGATCGCCGAGCGGCGGGTGAAGACGTTGAAGAGCAGGTTGAGCAGGATCGCGGTCAGACCGCCCAGTGTGATCCCGCTGTTGAGGACCGCGCGGACGTCCTCCGGCATCCGGTCGAAGAACGGCGCGACCGCGGTGGGCAGCATCGCGGCACCGAGGCTGACGGCCAGGATGAGCGCATTGCGCTCCTCGCGCAGATCCACCTTGCCGAGAATCTGGATACCGACCGTGGCGACCATGCCGAACATGGAAATCGCCGCACCGCCGAGCACCGGGTGCGGAATTGCGGCGACCAGGCTGCCCGCCTTCGGCAGCAGACCCAGGACGACCATGAAGCCGCCGGCCGCGACCACCACGAAGCGGCTCATCACCTTGGACATCCGCACCAGGCCGATGTTTTCGGCGAAGGCCACGTAGGGGAAGGAATTGAAAATTCCGCCGAGCACGGTCGCCACACCGTCGGCGCGCAGCGCACTGGCCACCGTGTCGTTGTCGACCCGCTTGCGCGTG
The sequence above is a segment of the Streptomyces lydicus genome. Coding sequences within it:
- a CDS encoding transcriptional regulator, whose product is MYSTPFSPAEARSARARVGLTTAQVAQSMTACGTPVRPEHIEAWEYGSHAPTEAQLFVLADVLWCPPTTLMGIEPRTLAEHRMARQLSVERLSQLIGMDPAGYQAAESARQWSGDYRQTKALVEALGLSLRKLIGVMGRDEELSGHLRAAIEGRWKAHVAPVVEITTLNKTRVSDALRTMHGEFAEFSERYMGHLVARNADSRLKEIAAERSAYLRRLVDHFWELIGEAGEAPPFNTVTTH